The following are from one region of the Veillonella nakazawae genome:
- a CDS encoding MlaD family protein, which produces MKWTTEAKVGAFTIIGIALFIAGILFVGRIDIWAKPQMTITGDFAQVNGLKNGNQVKYSGVAIGNVSDIEITPHGVVVKMKVDEKTQIPSDSIFTLGSDGFLGDKFIQISPGHSTVYLQDGDSVKGEGADAMEKAMQSAQKLMDGTEKMLQSINNIIGDPATQNALKHSLQSTATMADNAVAITQNMADVTAQLNQAAQQFNADGNAGNDMRAILTNLKQTTDRVDNMARSMESTVTDPKAQENIKETLHNTAQISARINKLMGGKAYQTDTNGNIVEVGTTEKKSSPKVEPAVDLLYNTTDNEFRINGRLRAFNDKGMAEIGLSNIGDDTKFDLNAGKFVSPKWLVRGGIFESELGVGVDYNLRGPVSLSAAMYDLNHRKYRIRSDIRLHKDTYGVIQMTRPFGSTNGGTYFGIKQVF; this is translated from the coding sequence ATGAAGTGGACGACGGAGGCCAAGGTAGGGGCTTTCACGATAATAGGCATAGCATTATTTATTGCGGGCATACTGTTTGTAGGCCGCATTGATATATGGGCTAAGCCGCAAATGACAATTACTGGTGATTTTGCTCAAGTTAATGGTCTAAAAAATGGCAATCAAGTTAAATACTCTGGTGTAGCTATCGGTAATGTCTCTGATATTGAGATTACACCGCATGGTGTGGTAGTAAAAATGAAGGTTGATGAAAAAACACAAATCCCAAGTGATTCTATATTTACTTTAGGGTCAGATGGTTTCTTAGGCGATAAATTTATCCAAATTTCACCTGGTCATTCTACAGTATATTTACAAGATGGTGATTCCGTTAAGGGCGAAGGTGCAGATGCTATGGAAAAAGCTATGCAAAGCGCTCAGAAATTAATGGATGGCACCGAAAAAATGTTGCAGTCTATCAATAATATTATTGGTGATCCTGCAACGCAAAATGCACTTAAGCATTCCTTGCAATCTACAGCGACAATGGCTGATAATGCAGTAGCGATTACACAAAATATGGCTGATGTAACTGCACAGCTAAATCAAGCGGCACAGCAATTTAATGCAGATGGTAATGCAGGTAATGATATGCGTGCGATTTTGACTAACTTAAAACAAACTACGGATCGTGTAGATAATATGGCTCGTTCCATGGAGTCTACGGTAACAGATCCTAAAGCACAAGAAAATATTAAGGAAACATTACATAATACGGCACAAATTTCTGCTCGTATCAATAAATTGATGGGTGGTAAGGCGTATCAAACTGATACAAATGGAAATATTGTAGAGGTTGGCACAACTGAAAAAAAGTCTTCCCCTAAGGTTGAACCAGCTGTAGATCTGTTGTATAACACAACAGATAATGAATTCCGCATCAATGGTCGACTTCGTGCATTTAACGATAAAGGTATGGCAGAAATTGGCCTATCCAATATTGGGGATGATACAAAATTCGATTTAAATGCAGGAAAATTTGTTAGTCCGAAATGGTTAGTACGTGGTGGTATTTTTGAAAGTGAATTGGGCGTGGGCGTAGATTATAATTTACGTGGTCCTGTATCCTTGTCTGCTGCTATGTATGATCTTAATCATCGTAAATATCGTATTCGTAGTGATATACGTTTACATAAAGATACTTATGGGGTTATTCAAATGACCAGACCGTTCGGTTCCACGAATGGCGGTACCTACTTTGGTATCAAACAAGTATTTTAA
- a CDS encoding ABC transporter ATP-binding protein, translated as MIELRNVVVAYESRVILDSINLTIDDGETLVILGGSGSGKSTLLRLLIGLQRPTSGQIIVDGTDITTLSEDEFNTVRRKMGMVFQYSALFDSMSVGENVAFGLRQHTDLGDDEIKRIVAERLDWVGLKGYESYMPNELSGGMKKRVSLARAIALDPSLILYDEPSSGLDPITSGTISMLIKGMQQRLGCTSIVVTHDMQSAFYVADRIALLDKGKFVEISDTIDFKNSTNKKVQQFIHGEAEPINVSVMGEV; from the coding sequence ATGATAGAACTACGCAATGTTGTAGTTGCCTATGAGTCGCGTGTGATTTTAGACTCTATTAATCTCACCATCGATGATGGGGAGACGTTAGTCATATTAGGTGGTAGTGGTAGTGGTAAAAGTACACTACTTCGCTTATTGATTGGCTTGCAGCGTCCTACATCGGGACAGATTATAGTAGATGGCACAGATATTACAACATTATCTGAAGATGAATTTAATACAGTACGAAGAAAAATGGGGATGGTATTCCAATACTCTGCATTATTTGACTCTATGTCGGTAGGTGAAAATGTAGCCTTTGGCTTACGTCAGCATACGGACTTAGGAGATGATGAAATAAAACGCATTGTAGCAGAACGTCTCGATTGGGTCGGTTTAAAAGGGTATGAATCCTATATGCCTAACGAATTATCTGGAGGCATGAAGAAGCGTGTTAGCTTAGCTCGTGCCATAGCGTTAGATCCGAGTTTAATTCTCTATGATGAACCTTCATCCGGGTTAGATCCTATTACATCAGGTACGATTAGTATGTTGATTAAGGGAATGCAGCAACGGCTCGGTTGTACTTCTATCGTTGTAACGCATGATATGCAATCTGCATTTTATGTAGCAGACCGCATAGCTTTACTTGATAAGGGGAAATTTGTGGAAATTTCTGATACAATAGACTTTAAGAATTCTACAAATAAAAAGGTACAACAGTTTATTCATGGTGAAGCAGAACCAATTAACGTATCTGTGATGGGAGAGGTATAA
- a CDS encoding MlaE family ABC transporter permease, whose protein sequence is MNWLESIGRVVIHGLSQMGSATLLVWQTIKQLKMINLWHVFQQMAHLGVDSLPIISLTLLFAGAVMTLQITDVLITYGAQSTVGGLMAVAMGRELGPILVGVVLAGRVGAAITAEIGTMKVTEQIDALRVMAVDPVGYLVVPRVVACMIMVPILAFYGVVIGIAGGYFVATAIKGLAPSTYLDSIQMFSTISDFTLGLLKSSVFGAVIALVGAYKGMETKMGAEAVGFSTTSSVVTSIILVFVLNYILSTLLY, encoded by the coding sequence TTGAATTGGCTTGAATCGATAGGTCGTGTTGTAATACACGGCCTATCACAGATGGGTAGTGCTACATTATTAGTGTGGCAAACAATAAAACAACTGAAAATGATTAATCTGTGGCATGTATTCCAGCAGATGGCTCACCTAGGTGTAGATTCATTGCCGATTATTAGCTTAACGCTACTATTTGCAGGGGCGGTTATGACCTTACAGATTACAGATGTATTGATTACATATGGAGCTCAAAGCACTGTAGGTGGTCTTATGGCTGTTGCTATGGGTCGTGAGTTAGGGCCTATTTTAGTAGGGGTTGTACTGGCCGGCCGTGTTGGCGCCGCTATCACGGCTGAAATTGGTACAATGAAGGTAACTGAACAAATTGATGCGTTACGTGTTATGGCTGTCGATCCTGTTGGTTATCTCGTGGTACCTCGTGTAGTAGCATGTATGATTATGGTGCCTATTTTGGCATTTTATGGTGTAGTCATTGGTATTGCAGGTGGTTACTTTGTAGCTACTGCTATCAAAGGTCTGGCGCCAAGTACTTATTTAGATTCTATTCAAATGTTTTCTACCATTTCAGACTTTACGCTAGGTCTTTTGAAATCTAGCGTATTTGGTGCTGTCATTGCATTGGTAGGTGCTTACAAGGGGATGGAAACTAAAATGGGCGCTGAAGCGGTTGGATTCTCCACAACTAGTTCTGTAGTAACTAGTATCATTTTAGTATTTGTATTAAATTACATTTTATCTACCTTGTTATATTAG
- a CDS encoding SpoIVB peptidase S55 domain-containing protein has protein sequence MKFSHSWRRYRKAILALFFCTSLTAAQAVDFMPVNDVNTGMEGIAKTVIVGDTISTFDVKVLGVMKDKGPSGHLILAKFSGPVMEKTGGIAHGMSGSPVYINGKLVGAVAYGWGFADGTIGMITPIEDMVKLWNIPYEKNLSRPWDDKQLIPLGTPLMAYGFDAASMDYFKSKLPQYKYETYDTASASGDETAKPLEAGGSVAALLVDGDLKLGAIGTVTYVDGEKIVAFGHPFLKHGSSNYFMHNASIFTVVKSYDAAFKLGSMGKEVGSVTEDRGAGIAGVSGVISPGIPMRFHLKDLDMGRDKTSSVKVIEDSEMTPTLAATSLYNMLNKTLDRSGAGTATISYTITPRGKEHKPLTRTNMFYSSDSISEKAVDEFYNVIDVLMNNRFINYEISDISVETEVTQDKKTAKLIDASASSTIVSPGDTIVVDVTLEPFRGEKVVKQIFFKVPEDQAVGQYTLEVRGGGEIPLPYVLEKQKYNLTDEILRRLKVHKDFDELYDEIQKTDTNNQIVVEFLEDGISLVDEDGSKSVKKAKLKDVESKPMPGDVKKKIGQEDLGSNKDDDNQIEKTAIDTEYIVQGDGQFTIHVMKPADRDKALAKRVKEVKNQIKMEHKLELEDQSKKDKSSKKDVKKSDKQDKKTPDKKDESKVNDTNAAE, from the coding sequence ATGAAGTTTTCTCATTCTTGGCGTCGGTATAGAAAAGCGATACTGGCGCTTTTCTTCTGTACTTCACTTACAGCTGCACAGGCTGTTGATTTCATGCCTGTCAATGATGTAAATACAGGTATGGAAGGTATTGCAAAAACTGTAATTGTAGGAGATACCATTTCAACCTTTGATGTAAAGGTACTGGGTGTCATGAAGGATAAGGGGCCATCTGGTCATCTTATTTTGGCAAAGTTCTCTGGTCCTGTTATGGAAAAAACTGGAGGCATTGCTCATGGCATGAGTGGTAGTCCTGTATATATAAATGGCAAGCTCGTTGGTGCTGTTGCCTATGGTTGGGGGTTTGCAGACGGTACGATCGGGATGATTACCCCTATTGAAGATATGGTGAAATTATGGAATATTCCATATGAGAAGAACCTATCTAGACCATGGGATGATAAACAATTGATTCCTCTTGGCACACCACTTATGGCATATGGCTTTGATGCAGCGTCCATGGATTACTTTAAATCCAAGCTGCCACAATATAAATATGAAACATATGATACAGCTAGTGCTAGTGGGGATGAAACTGCAAAGCCTTTGGAGGCTGGTGGCTCTGTAGCCGCATTATTAGTTGATGGTGACTTAAAACTTGGTGCTATTGGTACTGTTACCTATGTAGATGGTGAAAAGATTGTTGCCTTTGGTCATCCATTCTTGAAACATGGCTCTTCAAACTACTTTATGCACAATGCAAGTATCTTTACGGTAGTTAAAAGTTATGATGCTGCTTTCAAATTAGGCTCTATGGGCAAGGAAGTAGGCTCAGTAACTGAAGATAGAGGTGCTGGTATTGCTGGCGTATCTGGAGTGATCTCTCCAGGTATTCCTATGCGCTTCCATTTAAAAGACCTTGATATGGGACGTGATAAAACTAGCTCTGTTAAGGTCATTGAAGATAGTGAAATGACACCGACCTTAGCGGCTACATCTCTATATAATATGTTGAATAAAACATTAGATCGTAGTGGCGCTGGTACAGCTACAATTTCTTATACTATTACTCCAAGAGGTAAAGAACATAAACCGTTGACACGAACTAATATGTTCTATAGTTCTGACTCTATTTCAGAGAAGGCTGTTGATGAGTTCTACAATGTTATCGATGTTCTTATGAATAACCGATTCATTAATTATGAAATCTCTGATATCTCTGTAGAAACTGAAGTAACACAAGATAAGAAAACTGCAAAGCTTATTGATGCGTCTGCATCTTCTACCATTGTTTCTCCTGGGGATACAATCGTTGTAGATGTAACATTGGAGCCATTCCGCGGGGAGAAGGTTGTTAAACAAATCTTCTTTAAAGTTCCTGAAGATCAAGCTGTTGGTCAGTATACCTTAGAGGTACGTGGGGGCGGTGAAATCCCATTGCCTTATGTATTAGAAAAACAAAAATACAATTTAACTGATGAAATCTTACGTCGATTAAAAGTTCATAAAGATTTTGATGAGCTTTATGATGAAATTCAAAAGACTGATACGAATAATCAAATCGTTGTAGAGTTTTTAGAAGATGGCATTAGCCTTGTTGATGAAGATGGTTCCAAATCTGTTAAAAAAGCGAAACTTAAAGATGTGGAATCAAAACCTATGCCAGGGGATGTAAAGAAAAAAATTGGCCAAGAAGATTTGGGTTCCAATAAGGATGATGACAATCAAATCGAAAAGACTGCTATTGATACAGAGTACATCGTTCAAGGTGATGGTCAATTTACAATTCATGTTATGAAGCCAGCTGATCGTGATAAAGCACTAGCTAAACGCGTAAAAGAAGTTAAAAATCAAATCAAGATGGAACATAAATTAGAGTTGGAAGACCAATCAAAAAAGGATAAATCCAGTAAAAAAGATGTGAAAAAGTCTGATAAACAAGACAAAAAAACACCTGATAAAAAGGATGAATCCAAAGTAAATGATACTAATGCAGCTGAATAA
- a CDS encoding biotin/lipoyl-containing protein, with amino-acid sequence MKRVVLALAALGILSVNSVMAAPVSYQSVLTGKVASTVSVGSAVTEGQTLVTVETLAGPMAAAKSTVTGTVTAVNVTVGSDVSRDQIVVTVESK; translated from the coding sequence ATGAAAAGAGTAGTGTTGGCCTTAGCTGCTTTAGGCATTTTAAGTGTTAACTCTGTAATGGCGGCCCCTGTATCATACCAAAGTGTATTAACAGGTAAAGTTGCTTCTACAGTTTCTGTTGGCTCTGCTGTAACAGAAGGTCAAACATTGGTAACTGTAGAGACATTGGCTGGCCCTATGGCTGCTGCTAAATCTACTGTAACTGGTACTGTAACGGCGGTTAATGTTACAGTGGGTTCAGACGTTTCTCGTGATCAAATCGTTGTCACAGTAGAAAGTAAATAA
- a CDS encoding phosphodiester glycosidase family protein: MKRYLYMTFAVLGFLGSTIPYAEAGNLTGVRVSNHEGTSRIVLDVSEMPVSWTKSYNESTHALTLNLGGTINGLTGPVAQNNTKTGVLKGIGLQPVNGALQVTLTANKDVQHHEFTLEKPSRIVVDLFSSYAQQTTKDVNKSVTYSKINNTVAEGKIQAFALSVDNDSPMVVAHVSEGKTLSSVIQSHTAIIGAKVKGGSFDRPYSVASDGTIDLERISNRGTLRYTPNRGYFIEEKRPLLQAKTQKDTFLITSVNTGRKENALTLYTSAYGPSTKTNDFGYEVTVANGKVVSGQKGNSKIGENQYVLSGHGESRDALRKLKVGTPITIQNRPELAQVSTTGGAALQAGTMVLKNGNYVGADGTHNKARSFIGTTKDHNLVVLTVDKAGLQSVGVTQQEGAKLLSKLGVVDGAELSNQGSVDLVVNDTYVHKATPNPTTYEDIVIIK, encoded by the coding sequence ATGAAACGATATTTATATATGACTTTTGCTGTGTTAGGCTTTCTAGGCAGTACAATACCTTATGCTGAAGCTGGAAATTTAACCGGCGTACGTGTATCTAATCACGAAGGTACAAGTCGAATCGTATTAGATGTGTCTGAAATGCCTGTATCTTGGACTAAATCTTATAATGAGTCTACACATGCTCTTACCCTTAACCTAGGTGGTACGATAAATGGATTGACTGGACCTGTAGCTCAAAATAACACGAAAACAGGTGTTTTAAAAGGTATTGGCTTGCAACCTGTTAATGGTGCTTTACAAGTAACATTGACAGCTAATAAGGATGTACAACACCATGAGTTTACATTGGAAAAACCATCGCGTATTGTAGTGGATTTATTTTCTAGCTATGCTCAACAAACAACAAAAGATGTAAATAAATCCGTTACGTATAGCAAGATTAATAACACTGTAGCAGAAGGTAAGATTCAAGCCTTTGCGTTATCCGTTGATAATGATTCACCTATGGTAGTAGCCCATGTTTCAGAAGGAAAAACCTTATCATCTGTGATTCAATCTCATACTGCCATCATTGGAGCAAAGGTAAAGGGTGGAAGTTTTGATCGTCCTTATTCAGTAGCTAGTGATGGAACGATTGATTTAGAGCGTATTTCTAATCGTGGCACCTTGCGATATACACCAAATCGGGGATATTTTATTGAGGAAAAGAGACCCTTATTACAAGCTAAAACACAAAAAGATACCTTCCTAATTACATCTGTTAATACAGGACGTAAAGAAAATGCCTTGACCCTATATACATCAGCTTATGGGCCTTCTACAAAAACTAATGACTTCGGCTATGAAGTGACTGTAGCCAATGGTAAGGTCGTTAGTGGTCAAAAAGGAAATTCTAAAATTGGAGAAAACCAATATGTATTATCTGGGCATGGAGAATCAAGAGATGCACTGCGTAAATTAAAAGTGGGCACACCGATTACGATTCAAAATAGACCGGAGTTAGCACAAGTTAGCACTACTGGTGGTGCAGCGCTACAAGCGGGTACTATGGTGTTGAAGAATGGTAACTATGTAGGTGCTGATGGGACCCATAATAAAGCTCGTAGTTTCATAGGAACCACAAAAGATCATAATTTAGTGGTCCTTACTGTTGATAAAGCAGGCCTTCAATCCGTAGGGGTCACACAACAAGAAGGGGCCAAACTGTTATCTAAGCTAGGCGTCGTAGATGGTGCTGAATTATCAAATCAAGGTAGTGTTGATTTAGTGGTTAATGATACGTATGTACATAAAGCTACTCCAAATCCTACGACCTATGAGGATATTGTAATTATAAAATGA
- a CDS encoding rod shape-determining protein — protein MFGLTNKSTEPKQNKKKRSRRSKGPALYNEQQNLGAAKVENAKTSSNRKPLRRTKRKSTKLSEGVAKQASHLASNMREAMVKVTKMRRVERRNRETVAIAKTTPAMTLKRLVRPEQVGDLMGRLNRSLNFDLGIDLGTANILIFAKGKGLVLDEPAYIARDDKTGDILALGEAARSMVGRTPKGISVIRPVQAGVIADYDMTEFMLKYFIRSVVPASRLMKTRIIVCVPSGITPVEKRAILEALLRTGAKKTVLIEEPLAAAMGTGLNDADQVGAMVVDVGGGTTDIAVLCDTGVVVSESLRIGGDSFNESIIRYIRRKKRLVIGPLTAEKIKISVGTVDRRAKERTIEVRGRDASSGLPKMVAVNSLEIQRALEAQVMNILEGIKSILEKTPPELVAAINDHGIILTGGGALIDGLDRVITRSVGIASYLVESPRYAVIKGVAKALDEMSQLRDTLDELQ, from the coding sequence TTGTTCGGGTTGACGAATAAAAGTACAGAGCCAAAACAGAATAAAAAGAAACGAAGCCGGCGCTCAAAAGGGCCGGCTTTATACAACGAGCAACAAAACTTAGGTGCTGCAAAGGTTGAAAATGCTAAAACTAGTTCTAATCGTAAACCATTACGAAGGACGAAACGCAAGTCTACGAAGCTTTCAGAGGGCGTAGCTAAGCAAGCTAGCCATTTGGCTTCCAATATGCGCGAAGCAATGGTTAAAGTCACCAAAATGCGTCGTGTTGAGCGTCGTAATCGTGAAACTGTTGCCATAGCGAAAACTACACCTGCTATGACATTAAAGCGTTTAGTTCGTCCTGAACAAGTAGGCGATTTAATGGGACGATTGAATCGTTCATTGAATTTTGACTTAGGTATAGATTTGGGAACTGCCAATATTCTTATCTTTGCTAAAGGGAAAGGGCTAGTCTTAGATGAGCCTGCCTATATTGCGCGTGATGATAAAACCGGAGATATTCTCGCGTTAGGTGAAGCTGCACGTTCTATGGTTGGGCGTACACCTAAAGGCATATCTGTTATTCGTCCTGTTCAAGCGGGCGTTATCGCAGATTACGATATGACCGAATTTATGTTAAAATACTTTATTCGTTCCGTTGTGCCTGCTTCTAGATTGATGAAAACGCGTATTATCGTATGTGTGCCATCTGGAATTACGCCTGTTGAAAAACGTGCTATTTTAGAGGCTTTACTTAGAACGGGCGCTAAAAAGACTGTTCTTATAGAGGAACCATTAGCAGCAGCTATGGGTACAGGTCTCAATGATGCTGACCAAGTTGGAGCTATGGTTGTCGATGTAGGTGGCGGTACTACTGATATTGCCGTTCTTTGTGATACTGGCGTTGTTGTGAGTGAATCCCTTCGCATTGGGGGAGATTCCTTCAATGAATCTATTATTCGCTATATACGTCGTAAGAAGCGACTTGTTATTGGACCTTTAACAGCAGAAAAGATAAAGATTTCTGTTGGTACCGTAGATCGACGTGCTAAAGAACGAACTATAGAGGTTAGAGGGCGTGATGCTAGCTCTGGACTACCTAAGATGGTCGCTGTTAATTCCTTAGAAATTCAACGTGCTTTAGAGGCGCAAGTGATGAATATTCTAGAAGGCATTAAATCGATTTTAGAAAAAACACCTCCAGAACTTGTAGCAGCCATTAATGATCATGGTATCATTCTGACAGGTGGCGGTGCTCTCATCGATGGTTTAGATCGTGTTATTACACGTTCTGTTGGTATTGCATCTTATTTAGTTGAGTCTCCACGATATGCTGTTATCAAAGGGGTTGCAAAAGCTCTTGATGAAATGTCACAATTGCGCGATACATTGGATGAATTACAATAA
- the murA gene encoding UDP-N-acetylglucosamine 1-carboxyvinyltransferase encodes MEKLIIQGGNRLEGRVRVSSAKNAVLPIIAGTLLASTPSKLLEIPNLEDVGTICQVIESLGVKITRNKADDEIIFDASTLTATEAPYELVRKMRASFLVMGPLLARKGEAKISMPGGCAIGARPIDLHLKAFEALGAKIEITEDYVYAHAPEGLKGTQIYLDFPSVGATENVIMAASMAEGKTVIENAAEEPEIVDLATFLNAMGANIRGAGTNVIRIEGVPQLHGAIHTVIPDRIEAGTYLIAAAMAGGDVFVENALPEHLKPVVAKLKEAGVTVEEEIDGIRVISTGKGIKAVDIKTLPYPGFPTDMQAQFMALTTIAEGTSTVTETVFENRFMHVAELRKMGAHIDIDNRQAIVEGMPRLHGAVVNATDLRAGAALVCAALTAEGRTEVGRLHHIDRGYDDFVGKLQRLGADIVRVDE; translated from the coding sequence TTGGAAAAGCTAATCATTCAAGGTGGCAACCGGTTGGAAGGCCGTGTACGTGTTAGTAGTGCTAAAAATGCGGTACTCCCTATTATTGCCGGTACTTTGCTAGCATCAACACCTAGTAAATTACTTGAAATTCCAAATTTGGAAGATGTAGGTACAATTTGCCAAGTTATCGAGTCTTTGGGGGTTAAAATTACTCGTAATAAAGCAGATGATGAAATTATCTTCGATGCGTCTACATTGACTGCTACGGAAGCTCCTTATGAGCTTGTACGCAAAATGCGTGCATCTTTCCTCGTAATGGGGCCACTTTTGGCGCGCAAAGGGGAGGCTAAAATCTCCATGCCAGGTGGTTGTGCAATTGGTGCACGTCCTATCGATCTTCACCTAAAAGCATTCGAAGCACTAGGTGCTAAAATTGAAATTACTGAAGATTATGTATATGCTCATGCTCCAGAAGGTCTTAAAGGCACTCAAATTTACTTGGATTTCCCAAGTGTAGGGGCTACAGAAAACGTAATTATGGCAGCTTCCATGGCGGAAGGTAAAACTGTTATCGAAAATGCTGCGGAAGAACCTGAAATCGTTGATTTAGCAACATTCTTGAATGCAATGGGCGCTAATATTCGCGGTGCTGGTACAAATGTAATTCGCATTGAAGGTGTGCCTCAATTACATGGTGCAATTCATACTGTTATTCCTGACCGTATCGAAGCTGGTACATATTTGATTGCCGCTGCTATGGCTGGTGGCGACGTATTTGTAGAAAATGCATTGCCAGAACATTTGAAACCAGTAGTAGCTAAGTTAAAAGAAGCTGGCGTTACTGTAGAGGAAGAAATTGATGGTATTCGCGTTATCAGTACTGGCAAAGGCATTAAAGCTGTTGATATTAAAACATTACCATACCCAGGTTTCCCAACAGATATGCAAGCTCAATTTATGGCGCTTACTACAATCGCTGAAGGTACAAGTACTGTAACAGAAACTGTATTTGAAAATCGCTTCATGCACGTTGCGGAACTTCGCAAAATGGGTGCCCATATCGATATCGACAATCGTCAAGCGATTGTAGAAGGTATGCCACGCTTACATGGTGCTGTAGTTAATGCTACAGACTTGCGTGCAGGTGCGGCTCTTGTTTGTGCTGCGTTGACTGCAGAAGGTAGAACTGAAGTTGGTCGTCTACATCATATCGATCGTGGTTATGATGATTTCGTAGGTAAATTGCAAAGGTTAGGTGCTGATATTGTTCGGGTTGACGAATAA
- the glpX gene encoding class II fructose-bisphosphatase — protein sequence MDRTLSLEFARVVEAAALRSGRLLGRGQKDAADGLAVDAMRQAFDSVRISGTVVIGEGEIDEAPMLYIGEHVGAGGPEVDIAVDPIEGTNLIAKGQNGAIAVMAIAEKGGLLHAPDMYMEKLCVGPRGAGAIDITKSLTENIKNVAAKMNRNVDEITLVMLDRERHHGLMKEARDLGARIMLISDGDVNPAMECCIEGSGVHMVVGTGGAPEGVLAAAALKCVGGDMQARLKPETEEEIRRCHEMGITDVNQVLTLDDLVRTDDVIFAATAITRGNLLNAIQYFPGGARTHTIVMRSKTGTVRFLDTVHMDEKLKSLKAK from the coding sequence ATGGATCGTACATTATCTTTGGAATTTGCTCGTGTCGTTGAAGCGGCTGCTTTGCGCAGTGGTCGTTTACTTGGTCGCGGTCAGAAGGATGCAGCGGATGGTCTTGCGGTAGACGCAATGCGTCAAGCATTTGACTCCGTCCGTATTTCTGGTACTGTAGTTATTGGCGAAGGCGAAATTGATGAAGCTCCTATGCTTTACATTGGTGAACATGTAGGTGCAGGTGGCCCAGAAGTAGATATTGCAGTTGACCCTATTGAAGGCACAAACTTAATTGCAAAAGGCCAAAATGGTGCGATTGCAGTTATGGCTATTGCTGAAAAAGGTGGCTTGTTACATGCGCCAGATATGTACATGGAAAAACTTTGTGTTGGTCCTCGTGGTGCAGGTGCTATCGATATTACAAAATCTTTAACAGAAAATATTAAAAATGTAGCTGCAAAAATGAATCGCAATGTTGATGAAATTACACTTGTAATGCTTGATCGTGAGCGTCATCATGGCTTGATGAAAGAAGCTCGTGATCTTGGTGCACGTATTATGTTAATTTCTGATGGTGATGTTAACCCAGCTATGGAATGTTGTATTGAAGGCTCTGGGGTACACATGGTTGTTGGTACTGGTGGTGCACCAGAAGGCGTATTGGCTGCAGCCGCTTTGAAATGCGTAGGTGGCGATATGCAAGCGCGCTTGAAACCAGAAACAGAAGAAGAAATTCGTCGTTGTCATGAAATGGGCATTACCGATGTAAATCAAGTACTTACATTGGATGATCTAGTTCGTACAGATGATGTTATCTTTGCGGCTACTGCTATTACTCGCGGTAACTTATTGAATGCTATTCAATACTTCCCAGGTGGTGCGCGTACACATACTATCGTAATGCGTTCTAAAACAGGTACTGTTCGTTTCTTAGATACAGTGCATATGGATGAAAAGCTAAAATCCTTAAAAGCAAAATAA
- the fsa gene encoding fructose-6-phosphate aldolase: MKFFIDTAEFDEIKEAYAFGFIDGVTTNPSLIVKAKRDLKQVISEIANLVEGPVSAEVIASDAEGMIAEAHDLVKLGSNVVIKVPMTPEGLKAVAVLSKEGIKTNVTLIFSANQALLAARAGATYVSPFVGRIDDISMDGLTLIQDIADIFAIHGIETEIIAASVRTPLHIIQCAKAGAHIATVPFKVLMQAMKHPLTDAGLEKFMADWKQANQ, encoded by the coding sequence ATGAAGTTCTTTATTGATACCGCAGAATTTGATGAGATTAAAGAAGCGTATGCTTTTGGGTTTATTGATGGTGTTACTACAAATCCATCCCTTATCGTGAAAGCTAAACGCGACTTAAAACAAGTTATTTCCGAAATTGCAAATCTTGTAGAGGGGCCTGTAAGTGCAGAGGTTATTGCTTCTGATGCAGAAGGTATGATTGCTGAAGCTCATGATCTAGTAAAATTAGGCTCTAATGTAGTTATTAAAGTGCCTATGACTCCAGAAGGGCTTAAAGCTGTTGCGGTTTTGAGCAAAGAAGGTATTAAAACTAATGTAACCTTAATCTTCTCTGCCAATCAAGCCTTGTTAGCAGCTCGTGCAGGTGCTACATATGTGAGCCCATTTGTTGGCCGTATTGATGATATCAGCATGGATGGACTTACATTGATTCAAGATATTGCAGATATATTTGCTATTCATGGCATTGAAACTGAAATTATTGCGGCTAGTGTGAGAACACCATTGCATATCATTCAATGTGCAAAAGCTGGTGCTCATATTGCAACTGTGCCATTTAAAGTGCTTATGCAAGCTATGAAACATCCACTAACAGATGCAGGGCTTGAAAAGTTTATGGCAGATTGGAAACAAGCTAATCAATAA